One window from the genome of Thermoleophilaceae bacterium encodes:
- a CDS encoding PilZ domain-containing protein, with translation MKGFEPGTHVSLHHPQLGRVPARVERVDDGRLTLALFVRPDTPVQWLESDEAEIEGAGERGMLRAHGTVTAEGQGRDSLVTLELSDAEVVQRRDFVRVDATMPVTVWPEPDGAAIDTFATNVSGAGFALAGPSILEIGRQIRFRLRLPGDRPPLEGTARVVREGERGSVGCAFEVIDEHGRELIVRFTFDQQRLELKRGTTS, from the coding sequence ATGAAGGGCTTCGAGCCCGGCACCCACGTCTCGCTGCACCACCCGCAGCTCGGCCGCGTGCCCGCGCGCGTCGAGCGGGTTGACGACGGGCGCCTGACGCTGGCGCTGTTCGTGCGCCCGGACACCCCGGTGCAGTGGCTGGAGTCCGACGAGGCCGAGATCGAGGGCGCCGGCGAGCGCGGCATGCTGCGTGCCCACGGCACCGTTACGGCGGAGGGGCAGGGCCGCGACTCGCTCGTGACCCTCGAGCTCTCCGACGCCGAGGTGGTGCAGCGCCGCGACTTCGTGCGCGTGGACGCCACGATGCCCGTGACGGTGTGGCCTGAGCCCGACGGCGCGGCCATCGACACCTTCGCCACCAACGTGAGCGGCGCGGGCTTCGCGCTGGCCGGCCCCTCGATCCTCGAGATCGGCCGGCAGATCCGCTTCCGCCTGCGCCTGCCCGGCGACCGGCCGCCCCTGGAGGGAACGGCGCGCGTCGTGCGTGAGGGCGAGCGCGGCTCGGTGGGCTGCGCCTTCGAGGTCATCGACGAGCACGGGAGGGAGCTGATCGTGCGCTTCACCTTCGACCAGCAGCGACTCGAGCTCAAGCGGGGGACCACCTCATGA
- a CDS encoding glycosyltransferase, whose translation MDVSVIVPLQGGADRALRCFEALAALPPEPSHEVIVVDDASPDLAPLLERLGGDVTVVRSERRLGFAGAAALGAERAKGQILALLRDGPEIGHGWLAPLAAALADPGVSAATSAAPHPVTARSLALRSSGVAALSRAAGAGETHEMGALLLELAGAGRVVTAPESTLRGPAHRAPAARLEPGTEPELTIVVPTLDATSERLRRCVAAVQAATGDAYEIVIVDNGAPPQGFTPPVNAGIRAARGEYVVIMNDDVEPLAGWWPPLRAALDGGEACVFPLTVGGNERRDFAPWCLALSRAAVERFGAAPGEFYDPAMRVWFQDTDLHLRLMEAGVHPRLVESSEIRHGLSETLTSDDPALQAWIEQQVARDREAFDAKHPGAPLRVIEFEVTRA comes from the coding sequence ATGGACGTCTCCGTCATCGTCCCCCTGCAGGGAGGCGCCGACCGTGCGCTGCGCTGCTTCGAGGCGCTCGCGGCGCTGCCGCCCGAGCCCTCCCACGAGGTCATCGTGGTGGATGACGCATCGCCCGACCTGGCACCGCTGCTCGAGCGCCTGGGCGGCGACGTGACCGTCGTCCGCTCCGAGCGCCGCCTCGGCTTCGCCGGCGCGGCCGCGCTGGGGGCGGAGCGTGCGAAGGGCCAGATCCTCGCCCTGCTGCGCGACGGGCCGGAGATCGGCCACGGATGGCTCGCGCCGCTGGCGGCCGCGCTGGCAGACCCCGGCGTGTCGGCCGCCACCAGCGCCGCTCCGCATCCCGTGACGGCCCGCTCACTCGCCCTGCGCAGTTCCGGCGTGGCCGCGCTTTCACGCGCGGCCGGGGCGGGCGAGACCCACGAGATGGGCGCGCTGCTGCTGGAGCTGGCCGGAGCCGGGAGGGTGGTGACCGCACCCGAGAGCACCCTGCGCGGACCCGCGCACCGTGCCCCCGCTGCGCGCCTGGAGCCGGGCACCGAGCCCGAGCTCACCATCGTCGTGCCCACGCTCGACGCCACCTCGGAGCGCCTGCGTCGCTGCGTGGCCGCGGTGCAGGCCGCCACCGGGGACGCCTACGAGATCGTGATCGTGGACAACGGGGCGCCGCCCCAGGGCTTCACGCCGCCGGTGAACGCCGGCATCCGTGCCGCGCGTGGTGAGTACGTCGTGATCATGAACGACGACGTGGAGCCGCTCGCGGGCTGGTGGCCGCCGCTGCGCGCCGCGCTGGACGGCGGCGAGGCCTGCGTCTTCCCGCTCACCGTCGGCGGCAACGAGCGGCGCGACTTCGCGCCCTGGTGCCTGGCCCTGAGCCGCGCCGCGGTCGAGCGCTTCGGCGCCGCCCCCGGCGAGTTCTACGACCCGGCGATGCGCGTGTGGTTCCAGGACACGGATCTCCACCTCCGTCTCATGGAGGCCGGCGTGCATCCGCGGCTGGTGGAGTCGTCGGAGATCCGCCACGGCCTCTCGGAGACGCTCACGAGCGACGACCCTGCGCTGCAGGCCTGGATCGAGCAGCAGGTGGCCCGCGACCGCGAGGCGTTCGACGCCAAGCACCCCGGCGCGCCACTGCGCGTGATCGAGTTCGAGGTGACACGGGCGTGA
- a CDS encoding bifunctional glycosyltransferase/class I SAM-dependent methyltransferase, producing the protein MIAFAACVADEEKYARCAVPGLQRVAEDDSLVMQAGDPASIFDAYNEVLDAVRGRDDLEALVLLHEDTEILDPEFCAKVRGLLADDDVAVAGVVGARGVRGLAWWEGQCFGRVVETRGVIDFGGGTHEVETVDGLIMVLSPWAVANLRFDHECFSGFDAYDADICFQARAAGRKVLVAPLEVAHRHSREGTERAASDGGSFERNDARWRAKWLDREAAASRAAGVGDADKGESYFEFDRPELRSLVPAAARRVLDVGCGAGALGAALKRERDVEVIGLEGFEDAAARARGRLDGALCMDLDGVEELPFERGAFDAIVFGDVLEHLRDPHRLLRALRPYLAPGGVIVCSIPNVRHWTVLFPLLVQDRWRYEDAGLLDRTHIHFFTLEEIGHMLDETGFEARHVGVNDLAPLPGELQPLVDLAVRFGGERAETAARLGAYQYLVVAGRKS; encoded by the coding sequence GTGATCGCCTTCGCGGCGTGCGTGGCGGACGAGGAGAAGTACGCGCGCTGCGCGGTGCCCGGCCTGCAGCGCGTCGCCGAGGACGACAGCCTCGTGATGCAGGCCGGCGACCCGGCCTCGATCTTCGATGCCTACAACGAGGTGCTCGACGCGGTGCGCGGGCGCGACGACCTCGAGGCGCTCGTGCTGCTGCACGAGGACACCGAGATCCTCGATCCCGAGTTCTGCGCCAAGGTGCGCGGGCTGCTGGCGGACGACGACGTGGCGGTGGCCGGCGTGGTGGGCGCGCGCGGCGTGCGCGGCCTCGCCTGGTGGGAGGGTCAGTGCTTCGGGCGCGTGGTCGAGACGCGCGGGGTGATCGACTTCGGCGGCGGCACGCACGAGGTCGAGACGGTGGACGGGCTGATCATGGTGCTCTCCCCCTGGGCGGTTGCCAACCTGCGCTTCGACCACGAATGCTTCTCCGGCTTTGACGCCTACGACGCCGACATCTGCTTCCAGGCGCGCGCCGCCGGCCGCAAGGTGCTGGTGGCCCCGCTGGAGGTGGCGCACCGCCACAGCCGCGAGGGCACCGAGCGCGCCGCCTCCGACGGCGGCAGCTTTGAGCGCAACGACGCAAGGTGGCGCGCCAAGTGGCTCGACCGCGAGGCGGCCGCGTCACGGGCCGCCGGGGTGGGCGACGCCGACAAGGGCGAGAGCTACTTCGAGTTCGACCGCCCCGAGCTGCGGTCGCTCGTCCCGGCCGCCGCGCGCCGCGTGCTGGACGTGGGCTGCGGCGCGGGGGCACTGGGCGCCGCGCTCAAGCGGGAGCGCGACGTGGAGGTCATCGGCCTGGAGGGCTTCGAGGACGCCGCGGCCCGCGCCCGCGGGCGCCTGGACGGCGCACTCTGCATGGACCTCGACGGCGTGGAGGAGCTGCCGTTCGAGCGGGGCGCCTTCGACGCGATCGTGTTCGGCGACGTGCTCGAGCACCTGCGCGACCCCCACCGGCTGCTGCGGGCGCTGCGCCCGTACCTGGCCCCCGGCGGGGTCATCGTCTGCTCCATCCCCAACGTCAGGCACTGGACCGTGCTGTTCCCCCTGCTGGTCCAGGACCGCTGGCGCTACGAGGACGCCGGCCTGCTGGATCGCACGCACATCCACTTCTTCACGCTCGAGGAGATCGGCCACATGCTCGACGAGACGGGGTTCGAGGCCCGGCATGTGGGCGTGAACGACCTGGCGCCGCTGCCAGGCGAGCTCCAGCCGCTCGTGGACCTGGCGGTGCGCTTCGGCGGCGAGCGCGCGGAGACGGCCGCGCGCCTCGGCGCGTATCAGTATCTCGTCGTCGCGGGCAGGAAGTCCTAA
- a CDS encoding flagellin has translation MGLRIQNNVEAFNAHRQLNNTANAMAKSIERLSSGYRINRAADDAAGLAISERLRSQIRGLGQAQRNAQDAVSLVQTGEGSLQEVHSMLQRVRELAVQYKNGSLSSSDRTAIQSEVNQLASEVERIGSSAEFNGIKVLNAAGSVTFQVGAKDGEVITVSTISLGGTGGVDSGTYCLVAADAISQIDEAIANVSAQRATFGAVQNRLDHTLNNLATYQENLVASESRIRDVDMAAEMVTFTKYQILQQAGTAMLAQANQSSSGVLSLLG, from the coding sequence ATGGGCCTTCGTATCCAGAACAACGTTGAGGCGTTCAACGCCCATCGTCAGCTGAACAACACGGCCAACGCGATGGCGAAGTCCATCGAGCGCCTGTCGTCCGGCTACCGCATCAACCGCGCTGCCGACGACGCCGCCGGCCTCGCCATCAGCGAGCGGCTGCGCTCGCAGATCCGTGGCCTGGGCCAGGCCCAGCGCAACGCGCAGGACGCCGTCTCGCTCGTGCAGACGGGTGAGGGTTCGCTGCAGGAGGTTCACTCCATGCTGCAGCGCGTCCGTGAGCTGGCCGTGCAGTACAAGAACGGCTCGCTCTCGTCCAGCGACCGGACGGCCATCCAGTCGGAGGTCAACCAGCTCGCCAGCGAGGTGGAGCGGATCGGAAGCAGCGCGGAGTTCAACGGCATCAAGGTGCTGAACGCCGCGGGCTCGGTCACCTTCCAGGTGGGTGCGAAGGACGGCGAGGTCATCACCGTCTCGACCATCAGCCTCGGTGGGACCGGCGGCGTCGACTCGGGCACGTACTGCCTGGTGGCTGCCGACGCGATCTCGCAGATCGACGAGGCGATCGCCAACGTCAGCGCTCAGCGTGCGACGTTCGGCGCGGTGCAGAACCGCCTCGACCACACGCTCAACAACCTCGCGACCTACCAGGAGAACCTGGTGGCGTCCGAGAGCCGGATCCGGGACGTGGACATGGCCGCGGAGATGGTCACGTTCACCAAGTACCAGATCCTGCAGCAGGCCGGCACGGCGATGCTCGCTCAGGCGAACCAGTCGTCTTCCGGTGTGCTGTCTCTCCTGGGCTAA
- a CDS encoding CHAP domain-containing protein — MSLETTLARIDALETMLTPRTPAAPAPGGASFQSVLAGAGQAATTPGLAPAGAGSGILGAARGEIGQREMPPGSNDSPRIAQYRSAVPGGPAGPWCAYFVSWAAQQAGTPIGENGQGYASVSQVWGWAQRTGRAVPNGPGVQPQPGDLIVWGGRHIGIVESVLPDGQVQTIEGNSSDQVARRTHPPGGATGYVRMG, encoded by the coding sequence ATGAGCCTGGAGACCACCCTCGCTCGCATCGACGCCCTCGAGACGATGCTCACGCCGCGCACGCCGGCAGCGCCTGCGCCCGGGGGAGCCAGCTTCCAGAGCGTGCTTGCCGGTGCCGGCCAGGCCGCCACCACGCCTGGCCTGGCCCCCGCCGGCGCCGGGTCGGGGATCCTCGGCGCGGCACGTGGCGAGATCGGCCAGCGGGAGATGCCGCCGGGCTCCAACGACTCTCCCAGGATCGCCCAGTACCGCAGCGCGGTGCCCGGCGGGCCCGCGGGGCCGTGGTGCGCCTACTTCGTCTCCTGGGCGGCCCAGCAGGCGGGCACGCCGATCGGGGAGAACGGCCAGGGCTACGCGTCGGTCAGCCAGGTGTGGGGCTGGGCGCAGCGCACCGGCCGCGCCGTCCCCAACGGGCCCGGCGTGCAGCCGCAGCCCGGCGACCTCATCGTCTGGGGCGGGCGCCACATCGGCATCGTGGAGTCCGTGCTGCCCGACGGCCAGGTCCAGACGATCGAGGGCAACTCGTCGGACCAGGTGGCCCGGCGCACGCATCCGCCGGGCGGCGCCACGGGCTACGTGCGGATGGGGTAG
- a CDS encoding nuclear transport factor 2 family protein — MPPDNAEIVRALWAAIERDRGTPWPPEGPDELDRKLRLDLCHEQIEIRNPPEFPVGNEFHGHGGVRQWAVEVWEVFSELHHGVEELIELDDGETVVSVQRTQGRMRHTDLRMNFVWAVIWTIRDGKALRAHGYMTKAQALEAAGVAGDSTT, encoded by the coding sequence GTGCCGCCCGACAACGCAGAGATCGTGCGCGCCCTGTGGGCGGCGATCGAGCGCGACCGCGGGACACCGTGGCCGCCGGAGGGGCCCGACGAGCTCGACCGCAAGCTGCGCCTGGACCTCTGCCACGAGCAGATCGAGATACGCAACCCGCCCGAGTTCCCGGTGGGCAACGAGTTCCACGGCCACGGCGGGGTGCGGCAGTGGGCGGTTGAGGTCTGGGAGGTGTTCAGCGAGCTCCACCACGGGGTGGAGGAGCTCATCGAGCTCGACGACGGCGAGACCGTGGTGAGCGTGCAGCGCACCCAGGGCCGCATGCGGCACACCGACCTCAGGATGAACTTCGTCTGGGCGGTCATCTGGACGATCCGGGACGGCAAGGCGCTGCGCGCCCACGGCTACATGACGAAGGCGCAGGCGCTCGAGGCCGCCGGCGTGGCGGGCGATTCGACCACATGA
- a CDS encoding GTP-binding protein, giving the protein MTAEGAELGRRLADGDRGAAPAALNLIENRSPAGREQAAALLAEAERDGGAPGHLVGVTGPPGAGKSLLLSALVAEWRGRGRSVAVLAVDPSSKRSGGSLLGDRARIEHDPADDGILIRSTAAGTLLGGLAAPTREAALALVRAFDVVVVETVGVGQSETDVAELCDTTAVIVQPGSGDTLQFLKAGIMEVPDVLVVTKADLGKIALRARRDLSQALRALGSRETPVLAVSSVPPPSGVDELAGALDAHRDGLDLPAVRARTRRLAALAEFAAEHGERGLRALGGRRAAVAALEDEDGALALPELVGALERRATG; this is encoded by the coding sequence TTGACGGCCGAGGGCGCGGAGCTCGGGCGCAGGCTGGCGGACGGCGACCGCGGCGCGGCGCCCGCCGCCCTCAACCTGATCGAGAACCGCTCGCCGGCGGGTCGCGAGCAGGCGGCGGCACTGCTGGCCGAGGCCGAGCGGGACGGCGGCGCGCCGGGTCACCTCGTGGGCGTCACCGGCCCGCCCGGCGCCGGCAAGTCACTGCTGCTGTCGGCGCTCGTGGCGGAGTGGCGCGGGCGCGGGCGCAGCGTGGCAGTGCTGGCCGTGGACCCCTCGTCCAAGCGCTCGGGCGGCTCGCTGCTGGGCGACCGCGCCCGCATCGAGCACGACCCCGCCGACGACGGCATCCTCATCCGCTCCACCGCGGCCGGCACCCTCCTGGGCGGCCTGGCCGCCCCCACCCGCGAGGCGGCGCTGGCGCTCGTGCGCGCCTTCGACGTCGTGGTGGTGGAGACCGTGGGCGTGGGCCAGTCCGAGACCGACGTCGCGGAGCTGTGCGACACCACCGCGGTGATCGTGCAACCCGGGTCGGGCGACACGCTCCAGTTCCTCAAGGCGGGGATCATGGAGGTGCCCGACGTGCTGGTGGTCACCAAGGCGGACCTGGGCAAGATCGCGCTGCGCGCCCGCCGCGACCTATCGCAGGCGCTGCGAGCGCTGGGCTCGCGCGAGACGCCGGTGCTGGCGGTGTCCTCGGTACCCCCGCCGAGCGGAGTGGACGAGCTGGCCGGCGCGCTCGACGCCCACCGCGACGGCTTGGACCTCCCCGCCGTCCGCGCTCGCACGCGGCGCCTGGCCGCCCTGGCGGAGTTCGCCGCCGAGCACGGCGAGCGCGGGCTGCGCGCCCTTGGCGGCCGGCGCGCCGCCGTGGCGGCGCTGGAGGACGAGGACGGCGCGCTCGCGCTGCCGGAGCTGGTGGGCGCGCTGGAGCGCCGCGCCACCGGTTGA
- a CDS encoding protein meaA — MSQHRLPERDRPWVMRTYAGHSTARESNELYRKNLEKGQTGLSIAFDLPTQTGYDPDHELARGEVGKVGVSIAHKGDMHSLLDGIPLDEMNTSMTINATAAWLLALYMTVADENGVDRHALGGTTQNDIIKEFLSRGTYAFPPGPSMRLIADMIAFTVDEVPRWNPINICSYHLQEAGATPVQEIAYALSTARAVLDQVRPRVPEETFPRVFGRISFFVNAGIRFIEEHAKLRAMSQLWEELGRERYGVTDEKLLRFRYGVQVNSLGLTEAQPENNVIRIVLEALGVTLGRDARARALQLPAWNEALGLPRPWDQQWSLRIQQILAFETDLLDYPDIFEGSKVMDGLVEELVEGARAEMAIVEEHGGAVEAVDYMKTQLVESHSERVGKIERGELKVVGQNAFTSSEPSPLQEGEDGGILTVDAAVEQSQIDAVAAWRSERDAGAAAKAIEELAAAARDESQNVMEATLAAARAGVTTGEWAQALRDVFGEYRAPTGVQDAAAVPEGDEALADLRERVERVSEALGRRVKILVGKPGLDGHSNGAEQIAVRARDAGMDVVYEGIRLTPSRIAQAAVQEGVHVVGLSILSGSHRELIPSVMEELRAAGADDVPVVVGGIIPAADAEALQAAGVARVYTPKDFEITRIMGDVVDLVAERNGVTAAAA; from the coding sequence ATGAGTCAGCACCGCCTGCCGGAGCGCGACCGGCCCTGGGTCATGCGCACCTATGCCGGCCACTCCACCGCCAGGGAGTCGAACGAGCTCTACCGCAAGAACCTCGAGAAGGGCCAGACGGGCCTCTCGATCGCCTTCGACCTCCCCACGCAGACCGGCTACGACCCCGACCACGAGCTGGCCCGCGGCGAGGTGGGCAAGGTCGGCGTCTCCATCGCCCACAAGGGCGACATGCACAGCCTCCTCGACGGCATCCCGCTCGACGAGATGAACACCTCGATGACGATCAACGCCACCGCCGCGTGGCTGCTGGCGCTCTACATGACCGTGGCGGATGAGAACGGCGTGGACCGCCACGCGCTCGGTGGCACCACCCAGAACGACATCATCAAGGAGTTCCTCTCGCGCGGCACCTACGCGTTCCCGCCGGGGCCGTCGATGCGGTTGATCGCCGACATGATCGCCTTCACCGTCGACGAGGTGCCCAGGTGGAACCCCATCAACATCTGCAGCTACCACCTCCAGGAGGCGGGGGCCACGCCGGTGCAGGAGATCGCCTACGCGCTCTCGACCGCCCGCGCCGTGCTCGACCAGGTGCGCCCGCGCGTGCCTGAGGAGACCTTCCCGCGGGTGTTCGGCCGTATCTCCTTCTTCGTGAACGCGGGCATCCGCTTCATCGAGGAGCACGCCAAGCTGCGCGCCATGTCGCAGCTGTGGGAGGAGCTGGGGCGCGAGCGCTACGGCGTGACCGACGAGAAGCTGCTGCGCTTCCGCTACGGCGTGCAGGTCAACTCGCTCGGGCTCACCGAGGCGCAGCCCGAGAACAACGTCATCCGCATCGTGCTCGAGGCGCTCGGCGTCACGCTCGGCCGCGACGCCCGCGCCCGGGCGCTGCAGCTTCCGGCCTGGAACGAGGCACTCGGCCTGCCGCGCCCGTGGGACCAGCAGTGGTCGCTGCGCATCCAGCAGATCCTGGCCTTCGAGACCGACCTGCTCGACTACCCCGACATATTCGAGGGCTCGAAGGTCATGGACGGGCTGGTGGAGGAGCTGGTGGAGGGCGCCCGCGCCGAGATGGCCATCGTCGAGGAGCACGGCGGCGCGGTGGAGGCGGTGGACTACATGAAGACGCAGCTCGTGGAGTCGCACAGCGAGCGCGTGGGCAAGATCGAGCGCGGCGAGCTCAAGGTCGTCGGGCAGAACGCCTTCACGTCGTCGGAGCCCTCGCCGCTGCAGGAGGGCGAGGACGGCGGCATACTCACCGTGGACGCGGCGGTGGAGCAGTCGCAGATCGACGCGGTGGCGGCGTGGCGCTCGGAGCGCGACGCCGGCGCCGCAGCCAAGGCGATCGAGGAGCTCGCGGCGGCCGCCCGCGACGAGTCGCAGAACGTGATGGAGGCCACCCTCGCCGCCGCCAGGGCCGGCGTGACCACGGGAGAATGGGCTCAGGCGCTGCGTGACGTGTTCGGCGAGTACCGCGCACCCACCGGCGTCCAGGATGCCGCCGCCGTGCCGGAGGGCGACGAGGCGCTCGCCGACCTGCGCGAGCGCGTGGAGCGGGTGTCCGAGGCGCTGGGCCGGCGCGTGAAGATCCTCGTGGGCAAGCCGGGGCTGGACGGGCACTCCAACGGCGCGGAGCAGATCGCCGTGCGGGCGCGCGACGCCGGCATGGACGTGGTGTACGAGGGCATCCGGCTCACCCCCTCGCGGATCGCGCAGGCGGCGGTCCAGGAGGGCGTGCACGTGGTGGGCCTCTCGATCCTGTCGGGTTCGCACCGGGAGCTCATCCCCAGCGTGATGGAGGAGCTGCGCGCGGCGGGCGCCGACGACGTTCCCGTGGTGGTGGGCGGCATCATCCCCGCCGCCGATGCCGAGGCTCTGCAGGCGGCCGGCGTGGCGCGGGTCTATACGCCGAAGGACTTCGAGATCACCCGCATCATGGGCGACGTCGTGGACCTCGTGGCCGAGCGCAACGGCGTCACCGCCGCGGCCGCTTGA
- a CDS encoding MBL fold metallo-hydrolase has product MSRSVDVKHLGRDRVICAYEIDGLIVDPGPASSVETLLAEVAEPRGLLLTHIHLDHAGAAGVLVRRFPEMPVYVHERGAPHLVDPSKLLASATRLYGEDDMVRLWGEVAPVPEGNVRALAGGETVEGFRVAYTPGHASHHVCYLHEASGHAYVGDMAGVRIPPSEFTMPPTPPPDIDLEAWASSLDVIAAWEPSALCLTHFGQVREVGHQLAVVRERLGSWGDRARSLDQRAFCHHVAEEIRAATDPDTAASYIQAAPPEQLWAGLERYWRKRAEREAA; this is encoded by the coding sequence ATGAGCCGCTCCGTGGACGTCAAGCACCTCGGGCGCGATCGGGTGATCTGCGCGTATGAGATCGACGGACTGATCGTCGATCCGGGGCCCGCCTCCTCGGTCGAGACGCTCCTGGCCGAGGTCGCCGAGCCTCGCGGCCTCCTGCTCACGCACATCCATCTCGACCACGCGGGCGCCGCCGGAGTGCTCGTGCGCCGCTTCCCGGAGATGCCGGTGTACGTGCACGAGCGCGGCGCTCCCCACCTGGTGGACCCCTCCAAGCTGCTGGCCAGCGCCACGCGCCTGTACGGCGAGGACGACATGGTGCGGCTGTGGGGCGAGGTCGCGCCGGTGCCGGAGGGCAACGTGCGTGCACTGGCCGGGGGCGAGACGGTGGAGGGGTTCCGGGTGGCGTACACGCCCGGCCATGCCTCCCACCACGTCTGCTACCTCCACGAGGCCAGCGGCCACGCCTACGTGGGCGACATGGCCGGGGTGCGCATCCCGCCGTCGGAGTTCACGATGCCGCCCACCCCCCCGCCCGACATCGACCTCGAGGCGTGGGCGTCGTCCCTGGACGTCATCGCCGCCTGGGAGCCCTCGGCGCTCTGCTTGACCCACTTCGGGCAGGTGAGGGAGGTGGGCCATCAGCTCGCGGTCGTCCGCGAGCGGCTCGGTTCGTGGGGCGATCGGGCTCGCTCGCTGGACCAGCGGGCCTTCTGCCACCACGTGGCCGAGGAGATCCGCGCGGCCACCGACCCCGACACCGCGGCCAGCTACATCCAGGCAGCGCCCCCCGAGCAGCTCTGGGCCGGGCTGGAGCGCTACTGGCGCAAGCGGGCCGAGCGCGAGGCCGCGTGA
- a CDS encoding ATP-dependent Clp protease adaptor ClpS: MTGAPGTLERPRTGGPGSGLEDNWRVIVLNDDHNTFDGVAAALARVIPGVSLDAGYRLADQIHNSGRAIVWSGPREPAELYWEQLSDAGLTMAPLEQG; this comes from the coding sequence GTGACCGGGGCCCCCGGCACGCTCGAGCGCCCGCGCACGGGCGGCCCCGGCTCCGGCCTCGAGGACAACTGGCGCGTGATCGTCCTCAACGACGACCACAACACCTTCGACGGCGTGGCCGCGGCGCTGGCGCGGGTCATCCCCGGCGTGTCGCTCGACGCCGGCTACCGGCTCGCCGACCAGATCCACAACTCCGGCCGGGCCATCGTCTGGTCAGGTCCTCGCGAGCCGGCGGAGCTGTACTGGGAGCAGCTCTCCGACGCCGGGCTCACGATGGCGCCGCTCGAGCAGGGCTGA
- a CDS encoding trypsin-like peptidase domain-containing protein, with the protein MQRRILTLCAVVGAFALAPATASAWAPADEATIHPGVMTFTEGGQCTSNFIVTDGSNVYIGQAAHCSGTGTATETDGCDSGSHPIGTEVEIEGASQPGTMVYNSWIAMQDAGETDSETCQYNDFALVRIHPDDVPNVNPSVPDWGGPTGIGTSSSGETVYTYGNSSLRGGATVLSPKEGTTVGVSPEGWSYDVYTATPGIPGDSGSAFLNDDGQALGVLATVQIAPLAGSNGVGDFGKELAYAQAHGLPGAELALGTEPFQPGILASLGGLGL; encoded by the coding sequence ATGCAGCGCAGGATCCTCACTCTGTGTGCCGTGGTGGGCGCGTTCGCGCTCGCCCCGGCCACCGCGTCCGCCTGGGCGCCGGCCGACGAGGCCACCATCCATCCGGGAGTCATGACGTTCACCGAGGGCGGCCAGTGCACCTCGAACTTCATCGTCACCGACGGCAGCAACGTCTACATCGGCCAGGCTGCGCACTGCAGCGGCACGGGCACCGCCACGGAGACCGACGGCTGCGACTCCGGGTCGCATCCGATCGGCACCGAGGTCGAGATCGAGGGGGCCAGCCAGCCGGGGACCATGGTCTACAACTCGTGGATCGCGATGCAGGACGCGGGCGAGACAGACTCGGAGACCTGCCAGTACAACGACTTCGCGCTCGTGCGGATCCACCCGGACGACGTGCCCAACGTCAACCCGTCCGTGCCGGACTGGGGCGGCCCCACCGGCATCGGGACGTCCTCGAGCGGCGAGACGGTCTACACCTACGGCAACTCCTCGCTGCGCGGCGGCGCGACTGTGCTGAGCCCCAAGGAGGGCACCACGGTCGGCGTCTCGCCGGAGGGCTGGAGCTATGACGTCTACACAGCCACGCCGGGCATCCCGGGTGACTCGGGCAGCGCGTTCCTGAACGACGACGGACAGGCGCTCGGCGTGCTCGCCACGGTCCAGATCGCGCCGCTGGCCGGCTCCAACGGCGTCGGCGACTTCGGCAAGGAGCTCGCCTACGCCCAGGCGCACGGCCTGCCGGGCGCCGAGCTTGCGCTCGGCACCGAGCCGTTCCAGCCGGGCATCCTCGCGTCGCTCGGGGGGCTGGGGCTCTAG